The region ATATTAAAAAATATGAAGACTTTATTGATGCATTAAATGCTAAAAAAAGAGAGATGCAAAATGAATTAGCAGAATTTATTAAAATAAATAAAGAACAACAAGAAAGTTCAAGTATTAGTAACAATATGCAAAAAGCACAAGAAGCATTTGATAGAGTTAATAATATTGAAGTAGAATCTAAATATTTAGATAAAGATGATATAGAGTTAGCCCAATTAGACAAACTTGTTAGAGATAATAGAATTGAAGAAAGATTACAAAGTTTAAAAGCTGAACAAAAATGAGTTTTTCAGAGTTTATCTTTAATCATGATAATGTAATATTCTCAAGTGCAATTTTTTTGATGTTATTAATTGCAATATTTGAAGGTATATTAGTGATAATTGGAGCAGGCTTATCAGATATACTTGACTCTTTTATCCCTGATTTTGATACAGATATTAATTTAGAAACTGATACTAATTTTAATTTAACAAAGTTTTTTGGTTGGATAAGATTAAAAAAAGTCCCAGTTCTGATGCTATTAGTAATATTTTTAACTTCTTTTGGATTGATAGGTTTATTTATACAATTACTAGTTTACAACATAATTGGTATTTTATGGTTACAGTATTTAGTGCTTATACCTACTTTTATTTTATCAATTTTCTCTCTTAGAGTATTTGGTGGAATTATTGCAAAACTACTACCTAAAGATGAAACCTCTTCCATATCTAGAAATGATTTAATAGGTCATATTGCAATAATCACTTTAGGTAAAGCAAAAAAAGGATCACCAGCAGAAGCAAAAGTTAAAGATATATATGGTCAAGTACATTATTTTATGATTGAACCTGAAAATGAAAATGAAGTTTTTGAACAAGGAGATAAAGTATTAATCTCCGCTCAAAATAATAAAAATTTTTTAGCAATAAAAGATATTCCAGAAAAATTAAAATAAAGGCATAAAATGGATATAGGAATAAATTTATCGTCAATGGCAGTTTTAATACCAATTATAATTATAGTTGCATTAATAACATTAGGTTTGATTTTTACAAGATTATATAAAAGAGCAACAAAAGAGATATCTTTTGTACGAACTGGTCTTGGTGGTGAAAAAGTTATCATGAATGGTGGAGCGATAGTTTTACCTGTATTACATGAAGTAATACCAGTTAATATGAATACATTAAGATTAGCTGTAGAAAGAGCAAACGAACAAGCTTTGATTACAAAAGATAGAATGAGAGTAGATGTATTAGCTGAATTTTATGTACGAGTTAAACCAATAAATGAATCTATTGCTTTTGCAGCTCAAACATTAGGTTTAAGAACCACTCAACCCACCTCATTAAAAGAGCTAATTGAAGGGAAATTTGTTGATGCTTTAAGAGCTGTAGCAGCAGAGATGCATATGGTTGAACTTCATGAACAAAGAGTAGATTTCGTACAAAAAGTGCAACAAGTAGTATCTGAAGATTTACTTAAGAATGGATTAGAATTAGAATCAGTATCTTTAACAGGATTAGATCAAACTAGTAAAAAATATTTTAATCCAGATAATGCATTTGATGCTGAAGGTCTTACAAGATTAACACAAGAAATCGAGGCAAGAAGAAAAATTAGAAATGATATAGAAAGAGATACTTCTGTAGAGATAGAAAAGAAAGATTTGGATACTAAAAAACTTTCACTTGATATTAAAAGAGAAGAGGAATATGCTATTTTAGAACAACAAAGGGAAGTTGCAATAAGAAAAGCATCTCAAGTTGCAGAGATTGCAAAAGAAGAAGCTGAACAAAGAAAAGTTGCAGAAAACTCGAAAATCTTTGCAGATCAAGAGATTGAACAAAAAAGAATAGCTTCTGAAAAAGAGGTAGAACAAGCAAAAATCCAAAAAGAACAATTGATAGAAGAAAAAAATATTGAAAAGAGTAAATCAATTGAGTTATCAAATCAAGATAGAGAAATAGCAATTGCAGAGAAGTCAAAAACACAATCAATTGCTAAAGCACAGGCAGATGAAGCAAGAGCCGAAGCAGTAAAAGCAGAAGAGAAAGTAAAAACAGTAAGAGAAACAGAAATAGCAGAAAGAAAAAAATCTATTGAATTGGTTGAAGCTGCACAAGAAGCAGAAAGAGAAGCTATTACAATTAAAGTTGGTGCACAAGCTGAGAAACAAGCTGCAGAAGATCAAGCAGAAGCACAAAGAATATTAGCAAGTGGTTTAGCAGATAAAGCTATAATTACAGCAAAAAGTGATAATGAAGCACAAAAATTAAGAGCAGAAGCTCAAGCAGTTGAGTATAAAGTTGAAGCAGAAGGAAAAGAATCAATAAATAATGCCTCAAATATTTTATCTGCAGAACAAATAGCTATGCAAATAAAACTTAAACTTATAGAGCAGTTACCTGAGATAATTGCACAAAGTGTTAAGCCAATGGAACAAATTGATAGTATTAAAATTCTTCAAGTAGATGGTTTAACTCAAGCACAGAATTCTGATGGTCAAAAAGTTTCTGATTCCTCGACAGATTCTTTACCTGATCAACTTGTAAACAGTGCTTTAAAATATAGAGCTCAATCTCCGATTGTTGATTCTTTATTAAAAGAATTAAATTTAGATGGAGCAGATTTAAATAGTTTTACAAAAGATTTAAATAAATAAATCAATTATACATGTATAGAGAAACTCTATACGTGTATTTAAATTAGTATCATTCTTTTTCCCTATTATATTGTTTTAACGTGCTATTGAATATAAAATAAAATATGTCAAGTTAAATAAATTAACTTTACGCTATAATCGCGGATATTTTAAAACTAAGAAAATTAATAGGAATATAAATGAGTAATAAGTATGAACCATCACAAGTGGAAGATAAATATTATAAGATTTGGGAAGATAGAGGTTATTTTGAGATAGATGGAAATAAAGCTATCCAAGAGCAAGATAAAAATTTTGCTATTATGATGCCTCCTCCAAATGTTACAGGAAGTCTGCATATTGGGCACGCTTTAACATTTACTCTTCAAGATATAATCACTAGATTTAAAAGAATGGATGGGTATAAAACTTTATGGCAACCAGGAACTGACCATGCAGGTATTGCTACACAAAATATTGTTGAAAAACAATTATTAGCAGAAGGTACAACAAAAGAGGAATTAGGTAGAGAAAAATTCCTTGAAAGAGCATGGCAACAAAAAGAGCAATCTGGTGGAAATATTGTTCACCAAATGAGAAAATTAGGTGTTACTCCTGCGTGGTCAAGGGAAAGATTTACTATGGATGATGGACTAAAAGAAGCTGTAAAAGAGGCTTTTGTTCATCTTTACAATGAAGGTATGATTGTTCAAAATAATTATATGGTTAACTGGTGTACACATGATGGTGCACTTTCAGATATTGAAGTTGAGCATGAAGAGGTAAATGGTAAATTTTACCACATGAATTACCATTTTGCAGATGGTTCTGGATTTGTAACAGTTGCAACAACAAGACCTGAAACATATTTTGGGGATACAGCTATTATGGTTCACCCTGATGATGAAAGATATACTACAATTGTAGGTAAAGAGGTTGTTTTACCGCTTACTGATAGAAAAATCAAAATCATTACAGATGAACATGTTGATATGGACTTTGGAACAGGTGTTGTAAAAGTAACTCCTGCTCATGACCAAAATGACTACGAAGTTGGAAAAAGACACGATTTAGAGTTTATTACATGTTTTGATGAACAAGGTATTTTAAACGACTATTGTGGAGAGTTTGCAGGACTTGAAAGACTTGAAGCTAGAAAACCAATTGTTGATAAACTAAGAGAAGAGGGATTCATTGTAAAAATTGAAGACCATATTCATCAAGTTGGACATTGTTATAGATGTAAAAATGTTGTTGAACCTTATATCTCTAAACAATGGTTTGTAAGAAGCGAAGTTGCTAAAAACTCTATTGAAAAAACTTATGCAGGAGAATCTAAATTTCATCCACCACATTGGATAAACTCTTATAGAGCATGGATGGATGAATTAAGAGATTGGTGTATCTCTAGACAACTTTGGTGGGGACATAGAATTCCTGTATTTACTTGTGATGATTGTGGTCATCAGTGGGCAGATAAAGCTGATGAACCAGAAGCTTGTCCAAAATGTGCTTCTAAAAAATATACTCAAGACCCAGATGTTTTAGATACTTGGTTCTCTTCAGGTCTTTGGGCATTTTCACCACTTGGTTGGGGAAATAATGGAAATATGGAAGATACATTCAATGAAGAGGATTTAAAACAATTTTATCCAAACTCATTACTTATCACTGGATTTGACATTATGTTCTTCTGGGTAGCTAGAATGATGATGTTGGGTGAACACTTCATGGGTGAATTACCATTTAAAGATATCTATATGCATGCATTAGTAAGAGATGAACACGGTGCAAAGATGTCTAAATCAAAAGGTAATGTAATTGACCCTCTTGATATGGTAAATGAGCATAGTGCTGATATTATTAGATTTACGCTTGCATTCTTAGCAGTTCAAGGTAGAGATATCAAACTTGGGGCTAAAAATTTAGAGCAATTTAGAAACTTTACAAACAAACTTTACAATGCATCAAACTTCTTAAGTATGAATGTTGAAGTTTTCCCTGATTTAAAAGATATTGAGGTTAAAACTCCACTTGGTCTTTATATGCAAAGTAGACTTTCAACTGCTGTAAATGAAGTTAGAGAGACTTTAGAAACATATAAATTCAATGAAGCTGCATCTATTCTTTACAGATTTGTTTGGACTGAATTTTGTGATTGGGGTATTGAATATTCAAAAGCTTCAAAAGATTCTATTACTGAACTTGGGGCTGTATTTAAAGAAACATTAAAAATGATATCTCCATTTATGCCATTTATTTCTGATTTCTTATATCACAAATTAAGTGGTACATCTTTAGAAGAGGGTGATTCAGTTATGATTATGAACTTCCCTAAAGATATCAAAAAAGATGAAAATATTGAAAATATGTTTGCTATTATTGAAGAGGCAATTACAGCTATTAGAAGAGCAAAAGTTGTTATTGATATGGGTAATAGCAAAATTGCAAAAGCTTATGTAAAACTTGATTCTTCTATTGATACTGAAGTTGCAAAACCATTTATTGAAAAACTTGCAAAAGTAGAAAATATTGAGTTTGTAGATACTAAACAAGAAAACTCTATTACAGATGTAAGTGATAACTTAGAGGTTTATATCCCAACTGGTGAAATTGATATGACACCAATTATTAATAAACTTACTAAACAAAAAGAGAAATTAGAAAAAGAGATTTCAAAACTTTCTGGAATGTTATCAAATGAAAGATTTGTAGCAAATGCACCTGCAAATGTTATTGAAGAAAACAAAGCTGGATTAGCTTCAGCAGAAGAAAAACTTGCGAAAGTAGAAGCAGAACTTAAAACATTAAGTTAAAAAAAGCCCCTATCTTTTGGGGCTTTTTATTTGAATTCTTATTTTAGTTCAAATGGTGTTTCTTGATAAACAAAATAGTTTAACCAGTTTGCAAATAGTAAATGTGCAGTTGAACGCCACTTAACTTTTGGCTCTAGTTTTGGGTCATTGTTTTTGAAATAGTTTTTTGGAATCTCTATATCCATACCTTTTTCAACATCTCTAAAATACTCCTTTTGTAAAGAGTTAAAGTCATATTCAACATGCCCACTCATAAATACATGTCTTCTATCCTTTGATGCAACTAAACAAACTCCTGAGTCTTCAGAATATAATAAAAGTTCTAAATCAGAAATCTTATCAATATCCTCTTTTAAAACAGTAGTATATCTTGAGTGGGGAATATATGCTTCATCATCAAAACCTCTTAAAAGAGGGTTTGTTTTATTAAATAAATCGTGTTCAAATACACCAAATATCTTTTTATCTTTTTCATATTTTTGTATTCCATAATGATGATATAATCCAGCTTGTGAACCCCAACAAATATATAAAGTTGAGGTGATATTTGATTTTGAGTACTCCATAATCTCTTTTAACTCTTCCCAATATGAAACCTCTTCAAATGGCATAGTTTCAATTGGGGCACCTGTGATAATAAGTCCATCAAAATTATGGTTTTTTACTTCATCAAAGGTTTTATAAAAACTTTCAAGATGGTCTTCTGAAGTATTCTTTGACTGATATGTTGCAGTTTTTATTAGTGTAACTTCTGTTTGTAAAGGAGTATTTCCTAAAAGTCTTAGTAGTTGAGTTTCTGTTTCAACTTTGTTGGGCATCAAATTTAATATAAGTATTTTAAGTGGTCTAATATCCTGCTTCATAGCTTTTTTGTCATTCATAACAAAAATATTTTCATTTTGTAATATTTTAACAGCAGGTAATTTTTTGGGTATAACAATTGGCATTTTGTTCTCTTTTAAATTTTTTGAATTATATCATGTATCTATTAAAAAATTGTGGGAAGCAGATTTAAAAATAAAATTTATGTATCAATATGATAAAATGGAATATAAACTATAGATTAGTAAAAGGTAAGTGATGAGAAGTTGGATATATATTTTTAGTTTGATTCTAAGTATCTTTTTTACTGGTTGTGCTACAAATCAAAGTGAAGTAAAAAGTGTTTTTCAAACTAATGCCGCTTCCTTAATAACAAAAGACCAAGAAAGAATACAAAAATTACTTGTAAAATTTAAAACTAAACTTGATAAAAGAAATCCAAAAAACTTTAATACAAAAAATGAGAAAAAAATATATTCAGTATTAAATGACTTTAATAAAAAACTACTTTTGAAATATCAAGGAAAAATTATAAAAGATTATAAAGAGTATTTAGAGTTAGCTTTTTCAAAAACACCTTTATTAAATAGAAATGACTATCTTATTTTAGGTTTAAGATATATGGTTTCATATGCTTATGATACTGAAGATATTCATAATGTAACAGCTCTACAATATGATAAAGAAAAGCTATCAAAACTACATAAAAATTTACAGATATTAAGATGGAAGATAAAAGTAGATATGGATGAAAATAATAAATATCTATTTTTAACTTGGCAGAATAATTGGCAAATTGAATTAGAAACTAGATTAAATCTAAATAAAGATATTACTTATGAAGATATACAAAATCTTGATTCAATAAAATCAAATAAAGAATCATTATATTCACACTCTAATTTTTCTTTTGAAGTTATTTTAACTCAAATGATTGATGCAGTAGAAAATTCACTTATTGCACTAGGTGAAGAACCAATTGATTTAGGTGTTTCAGCAGTTAAATTTTTCATATTTTTATAATTTCGCAATATCTGGATTGTCTGATTTTTTTTCTTTGGTTATACTTTCAAAAATTTAATTTTTGGGAGTTTACAAAATGAGCTTTATAAACGAAAGAAGACTAGAAGAGGCAGATAAAGAGATATTTGATATAGTAGAAGCAGAACTACAAAGACAAACAGATCACCTAGAGATGATAGCAAGTGAGAACTTCACATCACCAGCTGTAATGGAAACAATGGGATCAGTATTTACAAATAAATACGCAGAAGGTTACCCATATAAAAGATACTACGGTGGATGTGAATTTGCAGATAAAGCAGAACAACTAGCAATAGATAGAGCATGCGAAATCTTTGGATGTAATTACGCAAATGTACAACCACACTCAGGATCACAAGCAAATGGTGCAGTATACGCAGCATTAATTAAAGCAGGTGATAAAATCCTTGGTATGGATCTTTCTCATGGTGGACATTTAACTCATGGTTCTAAACCATCATTTTCTGGTAAAAACTACCAAGCATTCTACTATGGTGTAGAATTAGATGGAAGAATAAACTATGATAAAGTTATGGAAATAGCTCAAATAGTACAACCAAAAATAATCGTTTGCGGAGCATCTGCTTATGCAAGAGAGATTGACTTTGCTAAATTTAGAGAAATAGCAGATGCAGTTGGTGCTTACCTTTTTGCAGATATCGCTCATATTGCTGGTCTAGTAGCTGCTGGTGAACACCCAAGCCCATTTCCTTACGCAGATGTAGTAACAACTACAACTCATAAGACTCTAAGAGGTCCAAGAGGTGGTATGATAATGTGTAATGATGAAGAGATATCTAAAAAAATAAACTCTGCAATTTTCCCAGGAACACAAGGTGGACCACTTGTACATGTAATGGCAGCAAAAGCAGTAGCATTTAAAGAGATATTAGATCCAGCTTGGAAAGATTACGCAAAACAAGTAAAAGCAAACGCAAAAGTACTTGGTGAAGTTATGATGTCA is a window of Halarcobacter sp. DNA encoding:
- a CDS encoding flotillin domain-containing protein, giving the protein MDIGINLSSMAVLIPIIIIVALITLGLIFTRLYKRATKEISFVRTGLGGEKVIMNGGAIVLPVLHEVIPVNMNTLRLAVERANEQALITKDRMRVDVLAEFYVRVKPINESIAFAAQTLGLRTTQPTSLKELIEGKFVDALRAVAAEMHMVELHEQRVDFVQKVQQVVSEDLLKNGLELESVSLTGLDQTSKKYFNPDNAFDAEGLTRLTQEIEARRKIRNDIERDTSVEIEKKDLDTKKLSLDIKREEEYAILEQQREVAIRKASQVAEIAKEEAEQRKVAENSKIFADQEIEQKRIASEKEVEQAKIQKEQLIEEKNIEKSKSIELSNQDREIAIAEKSKTQSIAKAQADEARAEAVKAEEKVKTVRETEIAERKKSIELVEAAQEAEREAITIKVGAQAEKQAAEDQAEAQRILASGLADKAIITAKSDNEAQKLRAEAQAVEYKVEAEGKESINNASNILSAEQIAMQIKLKLIEQLPEIIAQSVKPMEQIDSIKILQVDGLTQAQNSDGQKVSDSSTDSLPDQLVNSALKYRAQSPIVDSLLKELNLDGADLNSFTKDLNK
- a CDS encoding serine hydroxymethyltransferase: MSFINERRLEEADKEIFDIVEAELQRQTDHLEMIASENFTSPAVMETMGSVFTNKYAEGYPYKRYYGGCEFADKAEQLAIDRACEIFGCNYANVQPHSGSQANGAVYAALIKAGDKILGMDLSHGGHLTHGSKPSFSGKNYQAFYYGVELDGRINYDKVMEIAQIVQPKIIVCGASAYAREIDFAKFREIADAVGAYLFADIAHIAGLVAAGEHPSPFPYADVVTTTTHKTLRGPRGGMIMCNDEEISKKINSAIFPGTQGGPLVHVMAAKAVAFKEILDPAWKDYAKQVKANAKVLGEVMMSRGYDIVSDGTDNHLVLVSFLNKEFSGKDADAALGNAGITVNKNTVPGETRSPFVTSGIRIGSPALTARGMKEEEFTFIANKICDVLDDINNTDLQAKIKQELKELARDFVIYSKSTY
- the metA gene encoding homoserine O-succinyltransferase, producing MPIVIPKKLPAVKILQNENIFVMNDKKAMKQDIRPLKILILNLMPNKVETETQLLRLLGNTPLQTEVTLIKTATYQSKNTSEDHLESFYKTFDEVKNHNFDGLIITGAPIETMPFEEVSYWEELKEIMEYSKSNITSTLYICWGSQAGLYHHYGIQKYEKDKKIFGVFEHDLFNKTNPLLRGFDDEAYIPHSRYTTVLKEDIDKISDLELLLYSEDSGVCLVASKDRRHVFMSGHVEYDFNSLQKEYFRDVEKGMDIEIPKNYFKNNDPKLEPKVKWRSTAHLLFANWLNYFVYQETPFELK
- a CDS encoding YqiJ family protein yields the protein MSFSEFIFNHDNVIFSSAIFLMLLIAIFEGILVIIGAGLSDILDSFIPDFDTDINLETDTNFNLTKFFGWIRLKKVPVLMLLVIFLTSFGLIGLFIQLLVYNIIGILWLQYLVLIPTFILSIFSLRVFGGIIAKLLPKDETSSISRNDLIGHIAIITLGKAKKGSPAEAKVKDIYGQVHYFMIEPENENEVFEQGDKVLISAQNNKNFLAIKDIPEKLK
- a CDS encoding valine--tRNA ligase gives rise to the protein MSNKYEPSQVEDKYYKIWEDRGYFEIDGNKAIQEQDKNFAIMMPPPNVTGSLHIGHALTFTLQDIITRFKRMDGYKTLWQPGTDHAGIATQNIVEKQLLAEGTTKEELGREKFLERAWQQKEQSGGNIVHQMRKLGVTPAWSRERFTMDDGLKEAVKEAFVHLYNEGMIVQNNYMVNWCTHDGALSDIEVEHEEVNGKFYHMNYHFADGSGFVTVATTRPETYFGDTAIMVHPDDERYTTIVGKEVVLPLTDRKIKIITDEHVDMDFGTGVVKVTPAHDQNDYEVGKRHDLEFITCFDEQGILNDYCGEFAGLERLEARKPIVDKLREEGFIVKIEDHIHQVGHCYRCKNVVEPYISKQWFVRSEVAKNSIEKTYAGESKFHPPHWINSYRAWMDELRDWCISRQLWWGHRIPVFTCDDCGHQWADKADEPEACPKCASKKYTQDPDVLDTWFSSGLWAFSPLGWGNNGNMEDTFNEEDLKQFYPNSLLITGFDIMFFWVARMMMLGEHFMGELPFKDIYMHALVRDEHGAKMSKSKGNVIDPLDMVNEHSADIIRFTLAFLAVQGRDIKLGAKNLEQFRNFTNKLYNASNFLSMNVEVFPDLKDIEVKTPLGLYMQSRLSTAVNEVRETLETYKFNEAASILYRFVWTEFCDWGIEYSKASKDSITELGAVFKETLKMISPFMPFISDFLYHKLSGTSLEEGDSVMIMNFPKDIKKDENIENMFAIIEEAITAIRRAKVVIDMGNSKIAKAYVKLDSSIDTEVAKPFIEKLAKVENIEFVDTKQENSITDVSDNLEVYIPTGEIDMTPIINKLTKQKEKLEKEISKLSGMLSNERFVANAPANVIEENKAGLASAEEKLAKVEAELKTLS